A window of Exiguobacterium sp. FSL W8-0210 genomic DNA:
CTACTGAGGACGTATTGTTCAAGACCGAGTTGTTCCGATTCACGTTCAAATGCGCGACGAATCAAAAAGAGTGTTCGTTCAAATGTCAATCCTTCCATCGCCTGTGCACCAATGAAACATTGACGAATGACTGGCTCCGTGCGGCGGGCACCCGACCCAAGCACTTCGGACTGAACAGGTACGGTACGCCATCCTAAGACGTCTTGTCCTTCCGTCAAAATGATTGACTCTAACGTTCGTTCGAGTCGCATCCGTTCCCGTTCCTCACGTGGTAAGAACATCATGAAAACGCCATAATCCCCTTTTTTAGGGAAGGAAATGTGACGAACCGTTTCACGAAATAACCGATCGGGTAATTGCGTTAAAATACCCGCCCCGTCTCCGGTTTTCGCATCGCTTCCTTGTCCACCACGGTGTTCCATTTGACAAAGCATGGCCAATGCATGTTCAACGATTTCATGACTCGCTCGTCCTGTTTGATGTGCGTAAACCCCGATCCCGCACGCATCATGTTCCATACGAGGGTCGTATAATCCCTGCTGTTCAGGGTATTGATGAAATGTCATAGTAGCACTCTCCTTGCCTTCTTAATTTTCTGTATATTCAGTTAAATTATACTTTACACCCTTTTATGTTTATTCGCTACTATGCATAATCTCCATTTTATTTAAGCTTCAAAGGTATAATTACCATATATCAACATTGATAACGCTTACATAAACTTGGATATTCATTCAATATTTTTTTTGGTTGAATTCTACACTTTGTGCGCGTATTACTTTGCCCGAACATATGATTCTGTGGTATTTTTAACTATGAAAAGAGTTATTGATCATGGAAATAAAGAGAGGAATAATACGATGAAAAAAACAATGCAATTTACGGGTCTCTTGATCGCAGGAAGCTCGATTTTATTAAGCGCATGTGGTCAGCAAGAGGAGAAGGCAACCGCATATGACAAGATTCAAAAAGAAGGAACGATTGTCGTCGCTACGGCTGGTACACTTTTTCCGACATCTTATCATGAAGAGAAAAACAATAAGTTGACTGGATTCGACGTCGAAGTCGTCAAAGAAGTAGCAAAACGTCTTGATTTGAAAGTGAAATTCAAAGAGATGTCATTCGACGGTATGTTGACAAGCGTCAATACAGGTCAAGTCGATCTTGCCGCTAACGACATTACGATCACCGAAGATCGTAAAGAAAAATTCGCGTTCTCAAAACCATATAAATATACGTATGGTACGGCAATCGTCCGTAAAAGTGATTTATCAGGCATCAAGTCTCTTGAAGACTTAAAAGGGAAAAAAGCTGCCGGAGAAGCTACAACGACGTATATGCAGATTGCTAAAAAATATGGTGCAAAAGAAGTCACGTACGATAACGCGACGAACGATCAATATCTACGAGATGTCTCAAATGGTCGAACAGACGTCATCTTGAATGATTACTACTTGCAAACACTCGCTGTCGATTTCTTCAAGGACTTCGATATTACGATTCATCCTGATATCGCTTATAATCCAAGTCAGGTTGGTTTAATCATGGATTTAGATAACAAGGAACTTCAATCCAACATTAACGAACAACTCGATAAAATGAAGGAAGATGGCACATTAAAGGAAATTTCGAAGCAATTCTATGCCGGAAAAGATGTCTCCCAAATGCCTGACGTCAAAACGACGATTGTCGATGTGAACTAACGATGTCATCGATTGATTGGCGGTCCGTCTTCAATCCTGAATTGGCGGTCGATTCGTTTCCATATATTTTAAGTGGACTTGGACAAACATTATGGATTTCTTTGCTCAGCATGGCGATTGGTCTTGGAATTGGGTTAATTCTTGCCCTTTGTCGTCTCTCTCATTTTCGAGTATTGCGTATTGGAGCGAGCGCCTACATCTCATTTATGCGTGGTGTACCCATCCTTGTGCTATTGTTCATGTTGTATTTCGGGCTGCCAGTCATCAATATTCAACTGAACGCGTTGACCGCTGCGATTACTGGTTTTAGTTTAAACAGTGCGGCATACATGGCAGAAATCATTCGTTCTTCCTTACTCTCGATTGATCGTGGGCAGGAAGAGGCAGCGGCGTCCCTCGGTTTATCTAGGTATCGGACGTTTGTTGGCATCATTTTGCCGCAAGCGATTCGAATTGCCATCCCACCGCTTTCGAACGTCTTGCTAGATCTTGTCAAAGCTTCGTCGCTTGCTGCCATGATTACTGTCCCTGAAATTTTTCAAAAGGCAAAAATCGTTGGTGGGCGTGAATTCGACTATATGACCGTCTATTTTGTCGTTGCGTTCATTTACTGGGGTATATGTTCATGTATCGCAGTCATCCAAGAGATTCTCGAACGTCGTTTTGCCCGGTATCTCTGATTTATTATCTCCTATATGGTAATACAAACAGGCGATGGGCATGATCCTTCGCCTGTTTGTATTTTCAATTGTTTGATATCTGTTTAGCCTTCTCGACACATCGCTAAAAAATATTCTAATTGTTGCGGCTGAAGCGGTCGATAGAATAGATATCCTTGCAACGTATGACACCCCATCTGTTCGAGCAATGTTGCCTCTTCTTCAAGTTCGATTCCTTCTGCTACGATTGTCATATTTAATCGTTTTCCTAATTGAATGATCGTCTCGATCATCGCTCGTTTCCTTTCAGAATGAATCGCTTCTTGAACGATTTCTTTTGGAATTTTTAATTGATCGAATGGTAGTTCCACGAGTGGTTGCATGGATGAGAATCCAGTTCCAAAATCATCAAGAGCGATTCGAATGCCATACAAATGGAGTGCGTTTAATGTTTCGATAATTTGCTCGGTTCCTTCGATAAAGATATGTTCTGTCATCTCGATTTCAAGTAGGGATGGAGGAAAACCTGTTTGCTTTAATATAGTGAGCACTCGATTCGTAAAATCAGCTTGTCGTAATTCCCACGGTGAAACATTAACCGAAATCGTCAGAGGTTCCTTCCCTTCCTCCAACCAAGCTTTTCCTTGAAGACAGGCTTGACGCATGACCCATCGCCCTAATGTCTCAATAAATCGTGTTCTTTCCGCGAGTGGAATGAACTCAACTGGTGGAACAAGACCGTATTCCGGATGATTCCAACGAATTAAAGCCTCTACACCTGTAATTTGACGCGTTCTCGCATTGACTTGAGGTTGAAATAAAATAAAGAAGTCTCGATCCAATTCTGCATCATATAAATCGCGCGTTAACTGGAGTGCTCGCTTCCGTTCATTTTGTGTTGCTAAGTCTGTGATCGCATACGTGTTCTTTCGATTTGCTTTGGCTGTAAATAATGCAATCTCCGCGTCATTGATGACATGGTCCGTCGATTCATCATTAATATAGGAAACACCAATACTCGCAGTAACATTGATTTGCTTAAAGTCAATTTGTACACGTTCTGATACACTTGATAAAATATCGTCACAGAGGACTCGTGCATCATGATGATAAGGCGCATGAAGTAAAAAAGCACTACCGCTCGCTTTCGCAATCGTACAATCTGAAAAACGATTCATCAATCGTCGACCAATGATGTGTAATGAACGGTCACCAGTTCGGTAACCGAATGCATCATTTACTGTTTTGAAATCATCCAAATCCACGAGACAAATCATATCGCCATCTTGTTTTTTCTTATCTACTTCAATGACAAACGAAGAGCGGTTTGGTAAACCTGTCACGGGATCCGTAAATGCTTGTTCCTGTAAACGGGCTAAGTATTCAATATTTCGTTCAAGACGGGTAACATATTGATTATGGATCAGTAAACTAATGATCGTCGCAATCAAGATAAGTCCAATACGCGCGATGTGATCGGATACAAACATCGAAGTGTTTTCAAGTGATGGAGTTTGATACCAAATATAAAGAAGAGAAACCGTCGTGATGCTTGTTGCGTACAGTAGCATCGTTCGGTTGATGACGACTAAGGAAGCTAATATGAATAGAAGGGCACATGCCCAAACTGTCTGGACTCCCCTACCGATGAATGGATGATAAATATATGGAATCAATAAAAAAACGCTAGACATCATATGTGGCTTTAGTCGGTCTGATAATGTACTTTTACCGATGAAGTATTGAACACTCCCAGCACTCGCAATGACAAGTGCACGTATCCAATCCTCTCCTTTCAAACCATAACTACTAAATGTATTGGCAACGATATATAAAACGGCACCACAACTCGTCAAAATAAAAATGATCATCCCGAACAATTGATAATTTGCCCGAATTTCTCGATGATATTGCTGACTATTGGAAGAACGTCGCTGTGTATTCATCGCCATCCCCTCTTTCAAGTTCCTGTCGTTTATTTTCCTTATCAGAACCAAAATAAAACTTGAATTTTCTAAAAATAATAAAATAATGGGAAGTCATGATTTTAAGCAAAATGGGAATAGATAGGTATAGAAAGGAGCGATCACTATGTCTCATTTACTATTCATCGAAGCAAACGATAGCACGCATCAAAAAAAAGGCATTAGTTCTGAATTAAACGATGCCTTTCTGAA
This region includes:
- a CDS encoding transporter substrate-binding domain-containing protein; the protein is MKKTMQFTGLLIAGSSILLSACGQQEEKATAYDKIQKEGTIVVATAGTLFPTSYHEEKNNKLTGFDVEVVKEVAKRLDLKVKFKEMSFDGMLTSVNTGQVDLAANDITITEDRKEKFAFSKPYKYTYGTAIVRKSDLSGIKSLEDLKGKKAAGEATTTYMQIAKKYGAKEVTYDNATNDQYLRDVSNGRTDVILNDYYLQTLAVDFFKDFDITIHPDIAYNPSQVGLIMDLDNKELQSNINEQLDKMKEDGTLKEISKQFYAGKDVSQMPDVKTTIVDVN
- a CDS encoding amino acid ABC transporter permease; amino-acid sequence: MSSIDWRSVFNPELAVDSFPYILSGLGQTLWISLLSMAIGLGIGLILALCRLSHFRVLRIGASAYISFMRGVPILVLLFMLYFGLPVINIQLNALTAAITGFSLNSAAYMAEIIRSSLLSIDRGQEEAAASLGLSRYRTFVGIILPQAIRIAIPPLSNVLLDLVKASSLAAMITVPEIFQKAKIVGGREFDYMTVYFVVAFIYWGICSCIAVIQEILERRFARYL
- a CDS encoding putative bifunctional diguanylate cyclase/phosphodiesterase — protein: MNTQRRSSNSQQYHREIRANYQLFGMIIFILTSCGAVLYIVANTFSSYGLKGEDWIRALVIASAGSVQYFIGKSTLSDRLKPHMMSSVFLLIPYIYHPFIGRGVQTVWACALLFILASLVVINRTMLLYATSITTVSLLYIWYQTPSLENTSMFVSDHIARIGLILIATIISLLIHNQYVTRLERNIEYLARLQEQAFTDPVTGLPNRSSFVIEVDKKKQDGDMICLVDLDDFKTVNDAFGYRTGDRSLHIIGRRLMNRFSDCTIAKASGSAFLLHAPYHHDARVLCDDILSSVSERVQIDFKQINVTASIGVSYINDESTDHVINDAEIALFTAKANRKNTYAITDLATQNERKRALQLTRDLYDAELDRDFFILFQPQVNARTRQITGVEALIRWNHPEYGLVPPVEFIPLAERTRFIETLGRWVMRQACLQGKAWLEEGKEPLTISVNVSPWELRQADFTNRVLTILKQTGFPPSLLEIEMTEHIFIEGTEQIIETLNALHLYGIRIALDDFGTGFSSMQPLVELPFDQLKIPKEIVQEAIHSERKRAMIETIIQLGKRLNMTIVAEGIELEEEATLLEQMGCHTLQGYLFYRPLQPQQLEYFLAMCREG